A genomic window from Diospyros lotus cultivar Yz01 chromosome 2, ASM1463336v1, whole genome shotgun sequence includes:
- the LOC127794622 gene encoding F-box protein At5g49610-like has product MEACPPDMVLEILSWASLKELDRCKLVSRSWNSLVYDSTFNRLHCQRTSAVFGFFVQNLVSNTHSSEFVAMDQSRPVINLSLDFLPRPVKIEASTNHGLLCCTDQDRGSTFYVCKPSTRQWRSLPSPKMRYFTGNVAMAVLRSDPLRFKILRLCKNYRSSSCHYYNNFQCEIFDSDTWAWREQDDVLLPPDAVLLGGEPAAAAAGAVHWLMSNNHVFAFDMDKESYSVFPLPKPVVAEEDEFRFRAKQLAVYKGRLAFICGAAGHEDDLKVWEMEDYYKKRAWTRREALSVRALRAAGVDVPEPRCVGFCNADVAVVKGVGSVIFYRFGDASFSEVKLNHHLGPRQVFPFRSDSDPIVFKATVS; this is encoded by the exons ATGGAGGCTTGTCCGCCAGACATGGTTCTTGAGATCTTAAGCTGGGCGTCTCTGAAAGAATTGGATCGGTGCAAGTTAGTCAGCAGGAGCTGGAACAGTCTCGTCTACGACTCCACCTTCAATCGCCTTCACTGCCAGAGAACCAGCGCTGTCTTCGGCTTCTTCGTCCAAAACTTGGTCTCCAATACGCATTCCTCCGAGTTCGTAGCCATGGATCAATCCCGCCCAGTCATCAATCTGTCGCTCGATTTCCTGCCTCGCCCCGTCAAGATCGAGGCGTCCACCAACCACGGCCTTCTCTGCTGCACCGACCAAGATCGCGGCTCCACATTCTACGTCTGCAAGCCCAGCACTCGGCAATGGCGCTCGCTTCCCTCTCCCAAGATGCGATACTTCACCGGCAACGTCGCCATGGCCGTGCTCCGCTCCGATCCCTTGCGCTTCAAGATTCTCCGCCTGTGCAAGAATTACCG GTCAAGCAGCTGCCACTACTACAACAATTTCCAATGCGAAATCTTCGACTCCGACACCTGGGCATGGCGAGAGCAGGATGACGTCCTATTGCCGCCCGACGCCGTACTACTAGGCGGTGAacccgccgccgccgccgccggtGCAGTGCACTGGCTGATGAGCAACAACCACGTATTCGCTTTCGACATGGACAAAGAGAGCTACTCCGTCTTTCCACTGCCGAAGCCCGTGGTGGCCGAGGAAGACGAATTCCGGTTCCGAGCAAAGCAGCTGGCGGTGTACAAAGGCCGGCTGGCCTTCATCTGCGGAGCAGCCGGCCACGAAGATGATTTGAAGGTTTGGGAGATGGAAGACTACTACAAGAAGAGAGCGTGGACGAGAAGAGAGGCGCTGAGCGTCAGAGCTCTGAGAGCCGCGGGTGTCGATGTGCCCGAGCCTCGTTGCGTGGGGTTCTGCAACGCCGATGTTGCAGTGGTGAAAGGCGTCGGCAGCGTGATATTCTACAGATTCGGCGACGCCAGCTTCAGTGAAGTGAAGCTCAATCATCATTTGGGTCCCCGCCAGGTGTTTCCTTTCCGATCGGATTCGGATCCAATTGTCTTCAAAGCCACCGTCTCGTGA